One Idiomarina loihiensis L2TR genomic window carries:
- the lnt gene encoding apolipoprotein N-acyltransferase, which produces MITPSGSVTRSLLLVICGALLTLSYSPFHWHWLPFIILPIVVRLIWPLAPKRAFRAGFVFGMGWFGAGLSWIYVSIDQYGGVPVPVTLLLLVLLFAYLALFPAIAFWCWQKLSHRKFAWRFSLPFFWLIAELLRGWLFTGFPWLSLGYSQTDGIFGGLAPVIGETGITVALWFTAITLVLALRFKKPASLLIPLVFLTCAVVFPKIQPTERKAESMSVLLVQGNIQQSLKWQAEQQWPNILRYLDLTRPKFNHDLVIWPESAITALEPYASDVLNTVEQSASMNGSALITGIIDYDRLNDDFYNSVIVLDEESYSYGNANRYQKHQLLPIGEFVPFEDLLRPLAPLFNLPMSSFSRGGYQQPNLKANGSNLAMAICYEIAFAGQVRSNTYDDTDYLVTISNDTWFGDSHGPWQHMQIARMRAMELGKPLLRATNNGVTAAVDEHGQYIELAPQFTATALSADVYPVSGSTLFNKIGNWGAIILALFGLLPVIATKRTKKHAQT; this is translated from the coding sequence ATGATAACACCCTCAGGAAGCGTTACACGCTCTTTACTGTTAGTGATTTGCGGCGCTCTCCTGACGCTGTCTTATTCACCTTTTCACTGGCATTGGCTGCCGTTTATCATTCTGCCTATAGTGGTAAGACTGATATGGCCCCTCGCCCCTAAACGGGCATTCAGGGCTGGCTTTGTCTTTGGCATGGGCTGGTTCGGTGCCGGTTTAAGCTGGATTTACGTTAGCATCGATCAGTATGGTGGTGTTCCGGTTCCGGTTACGCTGCTTCTATTAGTACTACTCTTTGCTTATTTAGCACTGTTTCCTGCAATTGCATTTTGGTGTTGGCAGAAGCTCTCTCATCGTAAATTTGCCTGGCGCTTCAGCCTGCCTTTCTTTTGGCTTATTGCTGAGCTACTCAGAGGCTGGCTATTCACGGGCTTCCCCTGGCTAAGTCTCGGCTACAGCCAAACTGATGGTATTTTCGGTGGGTTGGCTCCGGTTATTGGTGAAACCGGTATTACGGTGGCTCTTTGGTTTACTGCCATTACTTTGGTTCTGGCGCTAAGATTCAAAAAGCCGGCGTCGCTTTTAATTCCACTTGTTTTTCTCACTTGCGCTGTCGTATTTCCTAAAATACAACCCACAGAGAGAAAAGCAGAATCTATGTCGGTATTGCTGGTACAGGGCAACATCCAACAGTCATTAAAATGGCAGGCTGAACAGCAATGGCCGAATATTCTGCGCTACCTTGATTTAACCCGTCCCAAGTTTAACCACGATCTGGTTATTTGGCCTGAATCCGCTATAACGGCACTTGAGCCCTACGCGAGTGATGTCCTCAATACAGTAGAACAGTCTGCGAGCATGAACGGCTCAGCCTTAATTACCGGTATTATTGACTACGACAGATTAAACGACGATTTTTACAACTCGGTTATAGTGCTGGACGAAGAAAGCTACAGTTACGGCAATGCTAACCGCTACCAAAAACATCAACTGCTGCCCATAGGGGAATTTGTTCCCTTTGAAGACCTTTTACGCCCGCTGGCTCCGTTATTTAACCTCCCAATGTCGTCATTTAGCCGCGGGGGATACCAACAACCTAACCTTAAAGCTAACGGTAGTAACCTGGCCATGGCAATATGCTATGAAATAGCTTTTGCAGGGCAAGTTCGTAGCAATACCTACGACGATACCGACTATCTGGTGACCATTAGCAATGACACTTGGTTTGGTGATTCACACGGCCCCTGGCAACACATGCAAATAGCGCGGATGCGTGCAATGGAGCTTGGCAAACCCTTATTGCGGGCAACGAATAATGGTGTCACAGCTGCCGTTGACGAACATGGCCAATATATAGAGCTGGCTCCGCAGTTTACCGCAACAGCATTATCTGCCGATGTTTATCCGGTTAGTGGTTCAACGTTATTTAATAAAATTGGTAACTGGGGAGCTATAATTCTGGCTCTGTTTGGCTTGTTACCTGTAATCGCTACAAAACGTACTAAGAAACACGCTCAGACATAG
- the lptE gene encoding LPS assembly lipoprotein LptE produces MRVTLNLVLTLLLIATLNGCGFQLRGNYQLPETLQAVSLQSHVSKELSEHMEQRFIHSGIQVSKAEQPVVVRLLSDKLERRTLSLFESGQVAEYELLYQVNYQLFNNEKLLLERTVEVARDYQDDPNFVLAKTREREMLVDEMRAEASRLILQQIISEMSESNS; encoded by the coding sequence ATGCGCGTTACCTTAAACCTTGTACTCACCCTGCTGCTGATAGCCACTCTTAACGGGTGTGGCTTTCAGCTGCGTGGAAACTACCAGCTACCGGAAACGTTGCAGGCGGTTTCTCTGCAAAGCCATGTTTCAAAAGAATTAAGTGAGCATATGGAGCAGCGCTTTATTCATTCGGGGATCCAGGTATCTAAAGCGGAACAGCCTGTTGTTGTTCGGCTTCTTTCAGATAAGTTAGAGCGAAGAACATTGTCGTTGTTTGAAAGTGGCCAGGTTGCAGAATACGAGCTTTTGTATCAGGTCAATTATCAGTTGTTCAACAACGAAAAACTGCTACTTGAGCGAACGGTTGAAGTCGCGCGGGACTATCAGGACGACCCTAACTTTGTATTGGCTAAAACCCGCGAACGGGAAATGCTGGTCGATGAAATGAGAGCCGAAGCGTCACGCCTTATTTTGCAACAAATCATCTCCGAAATGTCGGAATCGAATTCCTAG
- the leuS gene encoding leucine--tRNA ligase — MQEQYNPSKIESAMQKRWQEQDVFTAKEQPGKDKFYCLSMFPYPSGKLHMGHVRNYTLGDVISRHQRMLGKNVMQPMGWDAFGLPAENAAIQNKTAPAKWTYQNIDYMREQLKSLGFGYDWNRELATCSPDYYRWEQWFFTKLYEKGLVYKKNATVNWDPVDQTVLANEQVIDGRGWRSGAKVEQKEIPQWFIKITDYAEELLDDLDQLDGWPEQVKAMQRNWIGRSEGVEIDFNVASSEQTLRVYTTRPDTLYGVTYMGVAAQHPLATEAAKTNPELAKFIEECKNSKVAEADIATMEKLGMDTGIKAVHPMTGEEIPVWVANFVLMDYGSGAVMAVPAHDQRDWEFATKYQLEIRPVIEPLSGDSDIEKAAITEKGTVINSGPYNGMSSAQAFDAIATELKEKGIGERKVNYRLRDWGVSRQRYWGTPIPMLNLENGESVPVPEDQLPVKLPEDVVMDGVNSPIKSDPEWRKTEYNGQPAEHETDTFDTFMESSWYYARYCSAQTDDAMLDPEKANYWLPVDQYIGGIEHAILHLLYARFFHKLLRDTGLVESDEPFKRLLCQGMVLADSYYREDEKGGKQWVSPLEVDIERDDKGAIAGAKHKQDGQPVNIGGMSKMSKSKNNGIDPQTMVERYGADTVRLFMMFAAPPEMTLEWSDSGVEGAQRFLRRLWKLTYELNNAGGACSGQSLNANQKQLRRELHKTIAKVSDDMGRRQHFNTAIAAIMELLNHLQKAPLESEADRQVLAESIDATVRMLAPITPHICEQLWQELGHQEPLSFADWPAVDESALVEDEKLIVVQINGKVRAKLTVPADASAEQVEQIAFDEEAVQKHTEGKDVRKKIYVPGKILNIVVG, encoded by the coding sequence ATGCAAGAACAATACAATCCGAGCAAAATCGAATCTGCCATGCAAAAACGCTGGCAGGAACAAGACGTATTTACGGCAAAGGAGCAGCCGGGCAAAGACAAGTTCTACTGCCTGTCCATGTTCCCCTACCCTAGCGGAAAGCTGCACATGGGGCATGTTCGTAATTATACTTTAGGTGATGTCATTAGCCGTCATCAGCGTATGCTCGGAAAGAATGTTATGCAACCTATGGGCTGGGATGCCTTTGGGCTACCTGCTGAAAATGCCGCTATACAAAATAAAACGGCACCGGCGAAATGGACTTATCAAAATATCGATTACATGCGCGAGCAGTTAAAAAGCTTAGGTTTTGGCTACGACTGGAACCGTGAGCTCGCGACTTGCTCGCCGGATTATTATCGCTGGGAACAATGGTTCTTCACTAAGCTTTATGAAAAAGGCCTGGTGTATAAGAAGAATGCGACGGTTAACTGGGACCCGGTAGACCAGACCGTGCTCGCCAATGAGCAAGTCATTGACGGCAGGGGTTGGCGTTCAGGCGCTAAAGTCGAGCAAAAAGAAATTCCTCAGTGGTTTATTAAAATAACCGATTACGCTGAAGAGCTGTTAGACGATTTGGATCAGCTTGATGGCTGGCCAGAACAGGTCAAAGCGATGCAACGTAACTGGATCGGCCGCTCAGAGGGTGTCGAAATTGACTTCAACGTCGCCTCCTCGGAGCAGACTTTACGCGTTTATACCACCCGTCCGGACACACTTTACGGTGTTACCTACATGGGCGTTGCAGCACAGCATCCTTTAGCTACGGAAGCCGCTAAAACGAATCCTGAACTGGCTAAATTCATTGAGGAGTGCAAAAACAGCAAAGTTGCAGAAGCTGATATTGCCACCATGGAAAAGCTGGGGATGGACACCGGTATTAAAGCCGTTCACCCAATGACCGGCGAAGAAATTCCGGTGTGGGTCGCTAACTTTGTTTTAATGGATTACGGTTCCGGTGCCGTTATGGCCGTGCCTGCACATGACCAGCGCGACTGGGAGTTTGCAACGAAATACCAGTTGGAAATTCGCCCGGTAATTGAACCTCTTAGTGGCGATAGTGACATTGAAAAAGCAGCCATTACTGAGAAAGGCACCGTTATTAACTCGGGGCCATATAACGGCATGAGCTCGGCACAAGCCTTTGACGCTATTGCAACCGAGCTAAAAGAGAAAGGCATTGGTGAGCGTAAAGTCAATTACCGTTTGCGCGACTGGGGAGTATCTCGTCAGCGTTACTGGGGAACTCCAATTCCAATGCTGAACCTGGAAAATGGTGAGTCTGTGCCGGTACCTGAAGATCAGCTACCGGTTAAACTGCCCGAAGACGTGGTGATGGACGGAGTCAATTCACCGATAAAATCTGATCCCGAATGGCGTAAAACCGAATATAACGGCCAGCCAGCAGAACACGAAACCGATACCTTCGACACCTTTATGGAGTCGTCGTGGTACTACGCCCGTTACTGCAGCGCACAAACTGATGATGCCATGCTGGATCCGGAAAAAGCTAACTATTGGTTACCGGTTGATCAGTATATTGGTGGTATTGAACACGCCATTTTGCATTTGCTGTATGCCCGTTTCTTCCATAAGTTACTGCGCGATACTGGCTTAGTGGAATCTGACGAGCCATTCAAGCGTCTTCTGTGTCAAGGCATGGTACTGGCGGACAGCTATTACCGCGAAGATGAAAAAGGCGGTAAGCAGTGGGTGTCACCTCTTGAAGTTGACATTGAGCGTGACGACAAAGGTGCCATCGCCGGAGCTAAACATAAGCAAGACGGCCAGCCGGTTAATATCGGCGGCATGAGCAAAATGTCAAAGTCTAAAAATAACGGTATTGACCCGCAAACCATGGTTGAACGCTATGGCGCGGATACCGTACGGTTATTTATGATGTTTGCCGCACCACCGGAAATGACGCTGGAGTGGTCAGATTCTGGTGTTGAAGGTGCGCAACGCTTTTTACGCCGTCTATGGAAACTGACTTACGAATTAAATAACGCCGGCGGCGCTTGTTCAGGTCAAAGCTTAAATGCAAACCAAAAGCAGCTGCGTCGCGAGTTGCATAAAACCATCGCTAAAGTCAGCGATGACATGGGACGCCGCCAGCACTTTAATACAGCAATAGCAGCCATTATGGAGCTGCTCAACCACTTACAAAAAGCGCCATTGGAAAGCGAAGCGGACCGTCAGGTATTAGCTGAGTCTATCGATGCGACGGTTCGTATGCTTGCGCCTATCACGCCGCATATCTGTGAGCAATTATGGCAGGAGCTGGGGCATCAGGAGCCACTGTCTTTCGCTGACTGGCCGGCCGTTGACGAAAGTGCGTTGGTTGAAGACGAAAAACTGATTGTGGTGCAAATTAATGGCAAGGTTCGAGCCAAATTAACCGTACCGGCCGACGCTTCCGCGGAACAAGTTGAGCAAATTGCTTTTGATGAAGAAGCTGTACAAAAGCATACTGAGGGCAAAGACGTTCGTAAGAAAATCTACGTGCCCGGAAAAATTCTCAATATTGTTGTTGGATAA
- the rsfS gene encoding ribosome silencing factor — MQAEELREFVIDKIDDLKGRDVQILDVHDKTDVVDYMIICSGSSKTHVRSIAEHVATEAKHAGTPPIGVEGGEQSEWVLVDLGDVVIHVMQDSIRDFYQLEKLWG; from the coding sequence TTGCAGGCAGAAGAATTGCGTGAATTTGTCATTGATAAAATCGATGATCTTAAAGGTCGTGACGTTCAAATTTTAGATGTTCATGATAAAACCGACGTTGTTGACTACATGATCATTTGCTCTGGCAGCTCGAAAACGCATGTAAGAAGCATTGCTGAACATGTAGCGACAGAAGCAAAGCATGCTGGCACGCCGCCTATTGGCGTAGAAGGTGGAGAACAGTCGGAGTGGGTTTTAGTTGACCTTGGTGATGTTGTTATACATGTTATGCAAGACAGTATTCGCGACTTCTATCAATTAGAAAAACTCTGGGGCTAG
- a CDS encoding PhoH family protein, with protein MRPQTQTLDFELEPTDSRRLSNLCGPLDENLKHIERRLGVEITHRGHQFQLIGHAASVAAVHKLLLDLYIETATVKGKEGQVEPEQVHLAIQQAKVLEQSDDQGDPAAEKMTHIKTKRGLIKPRNHNQAGYVRAILAHDVNFGIGPAGTGKTYLAVACAVDALERQEVRRILLTRPAVEAGEKLGFLPGDLAQKVDPYLRPLYDALFEMLGFEKVEKLIERNVIEVAPLAYMRGRTLNDAFIILDESQNTTCEQMKMFLTRIGFNSRAVITGDITQVDLPRGQRSGLRHAIEVLNKVTDISFTFFQAGDVVRHPVVQRIVQAYEEFDKS; from the coding sequence CCAATCTCTGCGGCCCTTTAGACGAGAATCTGAAGCATATAGAGCGTCGCCTCGGCGTAGAAATAACACACCGCGGTCATCAGTTTCAGTTGATAGGTCACGCAGCCAGCGTTGCAGCCGTGCACAAATTATTACTCGATCTCTACATTGAGACGGCAACCGTAAAAGGCAAAGAAGGCCAGGTTGAACCCGAACAAGTTCACCTGGCCATTCAGCAGGCCAAAGTTCTTGAGCAAAGCGACGATCAAGGCGATCCTGCCGCTGAAAAAATGACTCACATTAAAACCAAACGCGGCTTAATTAAGCCTCGCAATCATAATCAGGCGGGTTATGTTCGTGCCATTCTGGCTCATGACGTTAATTTTGGTATTGGACCTGCCGGTACCGGAAAAACTTATCTGGCAGTAGCTTGTGCAGTAGATGCTTTGGAACGTCAGGAAGTGCGCCGTATTCTCTTAACTCGTCCGGCGGTAGAGGCGGGTGAAAAGCTGGGTTTCTTACCGGGAGACTTAGCTCAGAAAGTAGACCCTTACTTGCGCCCTCTTTATGACGCTTTATTTGAAATGCTCGGCTTTGAAAAAGTTGAAAAGCTGATTGAGCGTAACGTCATTGAGGTGGCTCCGTTAGCATACATGCGTGGTCGAACGCTGAATGATGCCTTCATTATTTTAGATGAAAGCCAGAATACCACTTGTGAACAAATGAAGATGTTTCTGACCCGTATTGGTTTTAATTCACGAGCGGTCATTACCGGCGACATCACTCAGGTGGATTTACCCCGCGGTCAACGCTCAGGGTTAAGGCACGCCATTGAGGTACTAAATAAAGTAACAGACATTAGCTTTACCTTCTTTCAAGCTGGCGATGTCGTGCGTCACCCCGTAGTGCAGCGCATCGTTCAAGCCTACGAGGAATTCGATAAAAGCTAA
- the holA gene encoding DNA polymerase III subunit delta has protein sequence MQTIYPEKLEHFLQHNGIPPVLLVFGDDLLLRNDALASIRKSLASDDLERVHWLQSKDFDWQQLSAGEQSMSLFGNMRLVELELPENKPGRDGSAALTEYAKNQADSEILVVIGDRLKKETQNSRWFKALAERGPLVRTQSPDKSQLPAFIHQRAQRYQLILAAGVPEKLSDWFEGNLLALDQELSKWQLLSNDGVITEDFLKSSIDDVSRFSVFALQESIQQQDFEGALHRLERLLDEENDFHRLIWILQREVQLLTALQKAKQTQTDTNALFRQFMIWPNQQPGYHQRANQLSQQTLLSAQQLIERIEAALKLDSGESPLTLTTHLLSLLCCNNANAINDGLSVFNHGIEPNEKFIQL, from the coding sequence ATGCAAACTATCTACCCTGAAAAGCTCGAACACTTCCTGCAACATAATGGGATTCCCCCTGTCCTGCTAGTGTTTGGTGATGACCTTTTACTCAGGAACGACGCGCTGGCTAGTATTCGAAAAAGCTTAGCCAGTGATGACCTCGAGCGGGTGCATTGGTTACAAAGTAAAGACTTCGACTGGCAGCAACTGTCTGCCGGTGAGCAGTCAATGAGCCTGTTTGGCAATATGCGGCTGGTTGAGCTGGAATTGCCCGAAAACAAACCCGGTCGGGACGGTTCTGCCGCATTGACCGAATACGCAAAGAATCAGGCCGACAGCGAAATTCTGGTTGTTATTGGCGACCGGTTAAAAAAAGAGACCCAAAACAGTCGCTGGTTTAAAGCACTGGCAGAACGCGGTCCGCTGGTTCGCACCCAAAGCCCGGATAAGTCACAGTTGCCCGCCTTTATTCACCAGCGTGCTCAGCGTTATCAACTCATTCTCGCCGCGGGTGTCCCGGAAAAGTTATCAGACTGGTTTGAAGGAAATTTACTTGCTCTGGATCAGGAACTCAGTAAATGGCAATTGCTGAGCAACGATGGTGTCATTACGGAAGACTTTCTGAAAAGCTCCATTGATGATGTCAGCCGCTTTAGTGTGTTTGCGCTGCAGGAAAGTATCCAGCAGCAAGATTTCGAAGGTGCGTTGCATCGCCTCGAGCGCTTACTGGACGAAGAAAATGACTTTCACAGGCTTATCTGGATTTTGCAGCGCGAAGTACAATTGCTAACAGCGTTGCAAAAAGCTAAGCAGACACAAACCGATACAAACGCGCTTTTCCGTCAATTTATGATTTGGCCTAATCAGCAACCGGGGTATCACCAGCGCGCAAATCAATTGAGCCAGCAAACTCTATTGAGTGCACAGCAACTCATTGAGAGAATAGAAGCGGCGCTTAAGCTCGATAGCGGCGAATCTCCTCTTACATTGACAACACATCTACTCAGTTTACTTTGCTGCAATAATGCCAACGCCATTAATGACGGACTTTCGGTATTTAACCACGGCATTGAACCGAACGAAAAATTTATTCAGCTATGA
- the nadD gene encoding nicotinate-nucleotide adenylyltransferase → MIRAIFGGTFDPIHNGHLQTAAALVKELGISTLALMPSAVPPHRPQPDASPEQRLDMVKLASQYHKAFTVEDWELRQDRPSFTANTLSEFKTQFPDDTLLFVMGMDSLMSLHRWHHWCQLIECAHLVVMPRAGVPFNPKNDELKEFISVHLTRDKNALNTQSQGLLYIAETPMVDVSATELRKQLQQREKNLPLPSNVYNYIRQHQLYL, encoded by the coding sequence ATGATACGCGCAATTTTTGGCGGCACCTTCGATCCTATTCATAACGGGCACCTGCAAACGGCAGCCGCTCTGGTGAAAGAGCTCGGTATTTCAACTTTAGCATTAATGCCAAGCGCGGTGCCGCCGCATCGTCCACAACCGGATGCCAGTCCTGAGCAGCGGTTAGACATGGTTAAGCTTGCGTCTCAATACCACAAGGCTTTCACTGTCGAGGACTGGGAATTAAGACAGGACAGACCGTCCTTTACTGCCAATACATTAAGTGAATTTAAAACTCAGTTCCCTGATGACACCCTACTCTTTGTAATGGGGATGGATTCATTAATGAGTCTTCACCGCTGGCATCATTGGTGCCAGCTTATTGAGTGTGCTCACCTTGTTGTTATGCCAAGAGCAGGAGTTCCTTTTAACCCTAAAAACGACGAGCTCAAAGAGTTTATTTCAGTCCATCTGACCCGCGATAAAAACGCCTTGAATACACAAAGCCAGGGGCTGCTTTATATTGCAGAAACTCCAATGGTCGATGTTTCCGCCACTGAACTGCGGAAACAACTTCAGCAGCGTGAAAAAAACCTGCCACTACCTTCCAATGTTTATAACTATATAAGACAACATCAGCTGTATTTGTAA
- the corC gene encoding CNNM family magnesium/cobalt transport protein CorC (CorC(YbeX) belongs to the Cyclin M Mg2+ Exporter (CNNM) family, and was characterized as belonging to a set of three proteins, at least one of which must be present for CorA to function.), whose product MSDDNPHSANGSSGKSWAARLLQVFAGEPKSREELVDLIQDAEDRDLIDNDTREMIEGVLDVAELKVRDIMIPRSQMVTIDIHQGVDEFLPIVIDSQHSRYPVVTDNKDHVEGILLAKDLLSYGFNMTDEAFSLDKVMRPAVIVPESKRVDVLLKEFRSNRYHMAIVVDEYGGVSGLVTIEDILEEIVGEIEDETDAHGNDEKNNIRRLSPSRYSIKALTTIEDFNQYFDTNFSDEEHDTVGGLVAHGFGHLPQAGEEVKLGNMTFRVTNADKRRIQQLQVSLDSDTDTSPESAQ is encoded by the coding sequence ATGAGCGACGACAACCCCCACTCAGCCAACGGCTCATCGGGAAAATCCTGGGCAGCGAGACTGCTGCAAGTATTCGCTGGTGAGCCGAAAAGCAGAGAAGAACTCGTCGATTTGATTCAGGACGCCGAAGACCGCGACCTGATAGACAACGATACCAGAGAGATGATTGAGGGCGTTCTCGATGTCGCTGAGCTTAAAGTCCGCGACATTATGATTCCACGCTCACAAATGGTCACCATTGATATCCATCAAGGTGTAGACGAATTCCTGCCTATCGTTATCGATTCTCAACACAGTCGTTACCCGGTTGTTACTGACAACAAAGATCACGTTGAAGGCATTCTGTTAGCAAAAGACTTGCTCAGCTACGGCTTTAACATGACCGACGAAGCCTTTTCGCTGGACAAAGTCATGCGCCCCGCGGTTATCGTTCCGGAGAGTAAACGCGTTGATGTGTTACTAAAAGAGTTTCGTTCCAACCGTTACCATATGGCTATTGTTGTCGATGAGTATGGCGGCGTATCTGGTCTGGTAACTATTGAAGATATTCTGGAAGAAATAGTTGGCGAAATTGAAGACGAAACCGATGCTCATGGTAACGATGAGAAAAACAATATTCGTCGCCTTAGCCCAAGCCGCTATTCAATAAAAGCTTTAACTACCATTGAAGACTTTAACCAATACTTTGACACCAACTTCAGTGATGAAGAACACGACACTGTTGGTGGGCTTGTTGCGCACGGCTTTGGCCATTTACCACAGGCAGGTGAAGAAGTTAAACTCGGTAACATGACTTTCCGGGTCACTAACGCAGATAAAAGACGTATTCAACAACTGCAAGTCAGTCTGGACTCTGATACCGATACCTCGCCGGAGTCTGCACAGTAA
- the rlmH gene encoding 23S rRNA (pseudouridine(1915)-N(3))-methyltransferase RlmH, with product MQIQLLAVGTKMPTWVTEGFNEYKKRFPADCKLVLHEIAAQKRTRKADLNRVMQQEGKSLLQAIPKGNRIVTLEVKGQAWDTPKLAQQLEKWQMDGRDVTLLIGGPEGLSDECLAAAEQRWSLSKLTLPHPVVRLIVAESLYRAWSLNNNHPYHRE from the coding sequence GTGCAAATTCAATTACTCGCCGTTGGCACCAAAATGCCCACGTGGGTTACTGAAGGCTTCAACGAATATAAAAAACGGTTCCCGGCGGATTGTAAGCTAGTGCTGCATGAAATAGCGGCTCAAAAGCGAACACGCAAAGCAGACTTAAACCGCGTTATGCAACAAGAAGGCAAATCGCTGCTGCAAGCAATACCCAAAGGGAACCGAATTGTCACTTTAGAAGTCAAAGGTCAGGCTTGGGACACTCCCAAACTTGCTCAGCAATTAGAAAAGTGGCAAATGGACGGTAGAGATGTCACTCTGTTAATTGGTGGGCCCGAAGGGCTTTCTGATGAATGCCTGGCAGCAGCAGAGCAGCGATGGTCTTTGTCCAAATTAACATTGCCCCATCCAGTAGTGAGGTTAATTGTCGCAGAAAGTCTTTACCGGGCATGGAGCCTGAATAACAATCATCCGTACCATAGAGAATAA
- the ybeY gene encoding rRNA maturation RNase YbeY, whose translation MADLTLDYQLADGITKAPEENAVHSWVAATLDYLQENDKAVELTVRIAALEEAQQLNNEFRNKDYATNVLSFPFNSPVELPVTLLGDLVICQSVVEREAEEQQKSAIDHWTHMVIHGTLHLLGYDHIEDDEAEEMEQIERNILASLGISDPYQTADNMELNTQ comes from the coding sequence ATGGCTGATTTAACACTAGACTATCAACTGGCTGACGGTATTACCAAAGCTCCAGAGGAAAACGCTGTCCACAGTTGGGTCGCAGCCACTCTGGATTATCTGCAAGAAAATGATAAAGCGGTTGAGCTAACGGTGCGCATTGCTGCATTAGAAGAAGCTCAGCAGTTGAATAATGAGTTCCGTAATAAAGATTACGCCACCAATGTTTTGTCTTTCCCCTTCAATAGCCCGGTCGAATTACCCGTCACTTTGTTAGGTGATTTGGTTATCTGTCAGAGCGTCGTTGAACGTGAAGCTGAAGAGCAACAAAAGTCAGCCATCGACCACTGGACGCATATGGTGATACACGGTACTCTCCACCTATTAGGTTACGATCATATTGAAGACGACGAAGCCGAAGAAATGGAACAAATTGAACGTAACATCTTAGCGAGTCTGGGAATATCAGACCCGTATCAAACCGCAGACAACATGGAGCTTAACACTCAATGA